Proteins from a single region of Roseofilum capinflatum BLCC-M114:
- the petD gene encoding cytochrome b6-f complex subunit IV, whose product MSIQKPPALSDPKLREKLAQGMGHNYYGEPAWPNDLLYTFPVVIVGTLGCIVALAVLDPAFIGEPADPFATPLEILPEWYFYPVFQILRTVPNKLLGVLMMASIPLGLILVPFIENVNKFQNPFRRPVATAVFLFGTLVTLWLGIGAALPIDKSLTLGLF is encoded by the coding sequence ATGTCTATTCAAAAGCCACCCGCTTTATCCGATCCCAAGCTCCGGGAAAAACTCGCCCAAGGTATGGGCCATAATTACTATGGTGAACCCGCCTGGCCCAATGACCTGCTGTATACCTTCCCCGTAGTTATTGTGGGAACTCTCGGCTGTATCGTTGCCCTAGCGGTACTCGATCCCGCCTTCATCGGCGAACCTGCCGATCCCTTCGCCACTCCCCTGGAAATTTTGCCTGAGTGGTACTTCTATCCCGTATTCCAAATCCTGAGAACGGTTCCCAATAAACTGTTGGGGGTTCTGATGATGGCTTCGATTCCCCTGGGCCTAATCCTGGTTCCTTTTATCGAAAATGTGAACAAATTCCAAAATCCGTTCCGTCGTCCTGTAGCCACTGCGGTTTTCCTCTTTGGAACCCTAGTTACCCTGTGGTTAGGTATTGGCGCGGCTTTACCTATCGATAAATCTCTGACCTTGGGACTCTTCTAA
- the petB gene encoding cytochrome b6, producing MFTKQVRESKTFQWFQERLEIQAISDDITSKYVPPHVNIFYCLGGITLVCFLIQFATGFAMTFYYKPTVAEAFSSIQYIMNEVSFGWLIRSIHRWSASMMVLMMILHIFRVYLTGGFKKPRELTWVTGVVLAVITVTFGVTGYSLPWDQVGYWAVKIVSGVPAAVPVVGDLVVELMRGGESVGQATLTRFYSLHIFVLPWSIAVFMLAHFLMIRKQGISGPL from the coding sequence ATGTTTACCAAGCAGGTAAGAGAGTCAAAAACCTTTCAATGGTTTCAAGAACGTCTAGAGATCCAAGCCATCTCCGACGACATCACCAGCAAATACGTCCCTCCTCACGTTAATATCTTCTACTGTCTCGGTGGAATTACCCTCGTGTGCTTCCTAATCCAGTTTGCCACGGGATTCGCCATGACCTTCTACTACAAACCTACGGTAGCGGAAGCCTTCAGCTCCATTCAATACATCATGAATGAAGTCAGCTTTGGATGGTTAATCCGCTCCATCCACCGTTGGTCTGCCAGTATGATGGTACTGATGATGATTCTGCACATCTTCCGAGTGTACCTTACCGGAGGCTTCAAAAAACCCCGCGAGCTAACTTGGGTAACCGGAGTTGTCCTAGCTGTCATCACCGTAACCTTCGGAGTAACCGGCTATTCTCTCCCTTGGGATCAGGTCGGGTATTGGGCCGTTAAAATCGTAAGTGGTGTTCCTGCTGCTGTTCCTGTGGTTGGAGACCTGGTAGTTGAACTGATGCGAGGCGGTGAAAGTGTAGGCCAAGCGACCCTAACCCGCTTCTATAGCCTTCATATTTTCGTCCTGCCTTGGTCGATCGCCGTCTTCATGTTGGCTCACTTCTTAATGATTCGTAAACAAGGGATCTCCGGCCCCTTGTAA
- the ctpA gene encoding carboxyl-terminal processing protease CtpA — MVKRFFWVACFLVLYLAIALGGSISPAYALTQEQKLYNEVWRIVNRSYLDETFNHQNWWFVRQKALKKPLRSREETYAAIDEMLKSLGDPFTRFLPPQSYRSLQVTTSGELSGVGLQIALDPQTGLLTVIAPIAGSPAEMAGLQPRDRIIAIDGVLTRDLTIEEAANRMRGPTGTVVTLTIESDRGKQHTVEITRDHITLNPVIADLRTIDSKSGSTPIGYIRLTQFNAYASQELSQAIARLEDQGAEGYILDLRNNPGGLLTAGIEIARQWIDRGTIVYVVNRQGVLESFEATGSAMTDDPLVVLVNHGTASASEILAGALQDNDRAQLLGQTTFGKGLIQSLFDLSDGSGLAVTIAKYETPDHHDINQLGIEPDRVVPAETISRNQIATASDPQYEAALEVLAEQTQS, encoded by the coding sequence ATGGTAAAGCGATTTTTTTGGGTGGCGTGTTTTCTGGTTCTCTATCTGGCGATCGCCCTTGGGGGTTCGATCTCCCCAGCCTATGCTCTGACTCAAGAACAGAAGCTCTACAATGAGGTGTGGCGCATTGTGAATCGGTCTTATTTGGATGAGACCTTTAATCATCAAAATTGGTGGTTCGTGCGCCAGAAGGCTCTGAAAAAGCCGCTCAGGAGTCGCGAGGAAACCTATGCGGCCATTGACGAAATGCTCAAGAGTTTGGGCGATCCCTTTACCCGGTTTTTGCCTCCCCAGTCCTATCGAAGCTTGCAGGTGACCACTTCAGGAGAGTTGAGTGGGGTGGGGTTGCAGATTGCGTTAGATCCCCAAACTGGCTTACTGACAGTAATTGCGCCGATCGCCGGCTCGCCAGCAGAAATGGCAGGACTGCAACCGCGCGATCGCATTATTGCTATTGATGGCGTTTTGACCCGTGACTTGACCATTGAGGAGGCCGCCAACCGGATGCGGGGGCCGACGGGAACGGTGGTTACCCTAACCATTGAGAGCGATCGCGGCAAACAGCATACCGTGGAGATTACCCGCGACCATATTACCCTCAATCCGGTGATAGCCGATTTGCGAACAATCGACTCCAAATCTGGCTCAACGCCTATTGGTTATATTCGCTTAACTCAGTTTAATGCCTATGCTTCCCAAGAACTGAGCCAGGCGATCGCCCGCTTAGAAGACCAGGGAGCTGAAGGTTATATTCTCGATTTACGCAATAATCCAGGTGGATTATTAACCGCAGGCATTGAAATTGCTCGCCAATGGATCGATCGCGGTACGATTGTTTATGTGGTCAACCGTCAAGGAGTTTTAGAAAGCTTTGAAGCCACTGGATCGGCCATGACTGACGATCCCCTCGTGGTGTTGGTCAATCATGGAACCGCTAGTGCCAGTGAAATTCTAGCAGGGGCACTCCAAGATAACGATCGCGCTCAATTACTGGGCCAAACAACCTTTGGGAAGGGCTTAATTCAATCCTTATTTGATTTATCCGATGGTTCTGGGTTAGCGGTAACCATTGCCAAATATGAAACCCCCGATCATCATGATATTAATCAGTTAGGCATTGAGCCAGATCGGGTAGTTCCGGCTGAGACCATCTCCCGCAATCAAATCGCTACCGCTTCCGATCCCCAATATGAAGCTGCTCTAGAAGTGCTGGCCGAGCAAACCCAAAGTTAA